A stretch of Gemmatimonas aurantiaca T-27 DNA encodes these proteins:
- a CDS encoding superoxide dismutase: MLSQKYPFVLPPLGYANNAVEPAVDAQTMGIHHDRHHAAYVTNLNAAVQPQTALHGLTLGELLMGLRRWPPAVQTAIRNNGGGHANHALFWKLLSPGGAVAQVPSGRLAEMVARDFETVDACKAALKAAAVSQFGSGWAWLVKTATSRLAVRALPNQDSPLLEGELPIVGIDVWEHAYYLKYQNRRADYVDAILARINWDVAGDQVV, from the coding sequence GTGCTGTCACAGAAGTATCCCTTCGTGCTGCCGCCACTGGGTTATGCCAACAACGCGGTGGAACCGGCGGTGGATGCGCAGACCATGGGCATTCATCATGATCGGCATCACGCGGCGTATGTCACCAACCTCAACGCCGCCGTGCAACCGCAGACCGCGTTGCATGGTCTGACGCTGGGTGAGCTGCTGATGGGATTGCGGCGCTGGCCGCCTGCTGTGCAGACGGCCATTCGCAACAACGGCGGCGGTCACGCCAATCACGCGCTGTTCTGGAAACTGCTCTCGCCCGGTGGTGCCGTGGCGCAGGTACCGTCGGGGCGATTGGCCGAGATGGTGGCACGCGACTTCGAGACGGTGGACGCGTGCAAGGCGGCCTTGAAGGCGGCTGCCGTGTCGCAGTTCGGCAGTGGTTGGGCGTGGCTGGTGAAGACCGCCACGAGTCGCCTGGCCGTGCGCGCGCTGCCCAATCAGGACTCACCGCTGCTCGAAGGTGAGCTGCCCATCGTCGGCATCGATGTGTGGGAGCACGCCTACTATCTCAAGTATCAGAATCGCCGGGCCGACTACGTGGACGCGATTCTGGCGCGCATCAACTGGGACGTGGCGGGAGACCAGGTTGTCTGA
- a CDS encoding GNAT family N-acetyltransferase — MSDAVGRPPFHPVAATLHGRHVRLEPLGAQHAEGLLHAGTYPQLWAVTVQPPLDSPEAVQRYLADAIRQHDSGQEIPFAILEQASGLLIGSTRWMDIARAHHRVEIGSTWLTPRVQGTLMNTEAKYLQLVHLFEVLGAVRVQFKTDLRNTQSQRALEKLGAIREGVLRRHMVVRDGYVRDSVYYGITDLDWPGVKRRLEERLMAEQASSAASVPTGASSLFR, encoded by the coding sequence TTGTCTGACGCGGTTGGCCGGCCGCCTTTTCATCCGGTTGCTGCGACACTCCATGGACGACATGTCCGTCTGGAGCCATTGGGTGCCCAGCATGCCGAAGGATTGCTGCATGCCGGCACCTATCCACAGCTCTGGGCGGTGACGGTACAACCGCCACTGGATTCGCCGGAGGCCGTGCAGCGCTATCTGGCCGATGCGATCCGACAGCATGACAGCGGTCAGGAAATACCTTTTGCCATCCTTGAACAGGCGTCCGGTCTGTTGATCGGCAGCACCCGCTGGATGGACATCGCGCGGGCGCATCACCGCGTGGAGATCGGCAGCACCTGGCTGACGCCGCGGGTGCAGGGCACGCTCATGAACACGGAAGCCAAGTACCTGCAACTCGTGCATCTGTTCGAGGTGCTGGGGGCCGTGCGGGTGCAGTTCAAGACGGATCTGCGGAATACCCAATCGCAGCGCGCCCTCGAGAAACTGGGAGCCATTCGTGAGGGCGTGCTGCGTCGTCATATGGTCGTGCGGGACGGCTATGTTCGTGATTCTGTGTACTACGGCATCACCGATCTGGATTGGCCGGGCGTGAAGCGTCGGCTCGAAGAGCGGCTCATGGCTGAGCAGGCGTCATCGGCCGCGTCAGTCCCAACTGGAGCGTCGTCGCTGTTCCGCTGA
- a CDS encoding Ig-like domain-containing protein, with translation MPSHSSRITARPSHRARIAMCACALFLGACNSDTSIAPEQPAPVPQPTPVASITLPSATMDMSLGSTRRMVATLRDANGALLADRPLDWSSADAAILRVSPAGHLTAIAPGSTVITARLGALAATMRVSVNSVVGGTSYTVTTVDGRALPAIVDVERIALGDGRVVDLLTRLESGIVHLEDRYEVVLQLVGIERELVNGRIEHREVGRTVAYDRGAATWNFLDATAVLASTQVGNLQHTFAPVPRGPQVNFRLSGTATTLQLGLTRPMTPAQP, from the coding sequence ATGCCTTCGCACTCGTCCCGCATCACGGCACGTCCGTCCCATCGCGCACGCATCGCCATGTGCGCCTGCGCCCTGTTCCTCGGCGCCTGCAACAGCGACACCTCGATCGCACCGGAACAGCCGGCGCCCGTTCCCCAACCCACGCCGGTCGCGTCCATCACGTTGCCGAGCGCGACAATGGATATGTCGCTGGGCAGCACACGACGCATGGTCGCCACACTGCGCGACGCCAATGGCGCCCTGCTCGCAGATCGACCGCTCGATTGGAGTTCGGCCGATGCGGCCATCCTGCGGGTATCGCCCGCCGGACACCTCACCGCTATTGCGCCGGGCAGCACCGTGATCACGGCGCGCCTGGGCGCACTCGCGGCGACGATGCGCGTCTCGGTGAACAGTGTGGTGGGCGGAACGAGCTATACCGTCACGACGGTGGACGGACGCGCACTGCCAGCCATTGTGGACGTGGAGCGCATCGCACTCGGTGACGGACGTGTTGTGGACCTGCTCACGCGCCTCGAATCAGGCATTGTGCACCTCGAGGATCGCTATGAGGTGGTGCTGCAGTTGGTGGGTATCGAACGTGAACTGGTCAACGGACGCATCGAGCACCGCGAAGTGGGTCGCACGGTTGCATACGATCGTGGAGCGGCCACCTGGAATTTCCTGGACGCCACCGCCGTGCTCGCGTCGACGCAGGTCGGCAATCTCCAGCACACCTTTGCACCCGTGCCGCGCGGACCGCAGGTGAACTTCCGCCTCAGCGGAACAGCGACGACGCTCCAGTTGGGACTGACGCGGCCGATGACGCCTGCTCAGCCATGA
- a CDS encoding Ig-like domain-containing protein, with protein MIATAACGSDDKSPTGNPPVTVASVAITPTTASVVVGATTTLTAVARDAQNNTLAGRTITYTSSAATIATVSATGVVTGVAAGSAEIAATSEGKTATAQITVTPVPVASISITPTSDTLVAGDTASLRATVRDAQNNVLTGRVVNFTSSATNIATVSATGLVTAVAAGTARITAASEGRTVEATILVTARVVPVAMVTVAPVIDTILVGDSVVFTATARDSQNNVLTGRTFTWASSTGTIATISNSGLVRGIAAGTATITATSEGKTGTATVLVQPRVAPVAITIDVALDTIEAYEQRALVATVRDAQNRPILGLPVTWTSSNTAVATVDSTGRLTGVDRGTVTITARHAALTATVSRVVVIKYRSLAMGTAHACDLASGGIAWCWGMNGNDARLGDTQTGDEAHRTSPVRVPGNHRYTQLVAFARFTCGLRTDGVALCWGNNGWGTLGGGTTAAFSANPVEIGGGIKFTQLTAGIEHACGAANTSSSPIVCWGHNDWGQFGIGNTSSPNGPVPAGTAGGNPPFLNVYAGGSFTCAIAMTNAAYCWGANGLGQNGDGGALTYGNTYRTSPIAVTGGHSFRSLSLGNQYACGVTTSNEGFCWGSNNGKLGDGGFTDTSTPRAVAGGHRFTEISAGYNHSCGLTTLEQIYCWGGNGNGQLGNAAANASSPVLAINGVKAAEVEVSGIGTGSSSFTCAVSKDRLTTWCWGRNDMGQLGNGQRHTAVTVNNSATIVVGQRPLEVATQRANRAQ; from the coding sequence ATGATTGCTACAGCAGCCTGTGGTAGTGATGACAAATCTCCCACCGGCAATCCGCCCGTCACTGTCGCCAGTGTGGCCATTACGCCAACCACTGCCTCCGTCGTGGTCGGCGCGACGACCACGCTCACGGCCGTGGCCCGTGATGCCCAGAACAACACCTTGGCTGGCCGTACCATCACCTACACGTCGTCGGCGGCGACCATTGCCACGGTGAGCGCCACTGGTGTGGTGACGGGCGTGGCCGCTGGCAGCGCAGAAATCGCGGCCACAAGTGAAGGAAAGACGGCGACGGCGCAGATCACGGTGACGCCCGTGCCGGTGGCCAGCATCAGCATCACGCCGACATCGGATACACTGGTGGCCGGAGACACGGCATCACTGCGAGCCACCGTGCGGGATGCACAGAACAACGTGCTCACGGGGCGCGTGGTGAATTTCACATCGTCGGCCACGAACATTGCCACGGTGAGCGCCACTGGTCTGGTGACGGCCGTGGCGGCGGGCACGGCGCGCATCACGGCGGCCAGCGAAGGACGCACGGTGGAAGCGACGATCCTCGTGACGGCGCGCGTCGTGCCGGTGGCGATGGTGACGGTGGCGCCAGTGATCGATACGATCCTGGTCGGCGACTCCGTCGTATTCACGGCCACCGCTCGTGATTCGCAGAACAACGTGCTGACCGGGCGCACCTTCACGTGGGCGTCCTCGACCGGCACGATTGCCACCATCAGCAACAGTGGTCTGGTGCGTGGTATCGCGGCAGGCACCGCCACCATCACCGCCACCAGCGAAGGCAAGACGGGTACCGCCACGGTGCTGGTACAGCCGCGCGTGGCGCCAGTGGCCATCACCATCGATGTGGCGCTCGATACGATCGAAGCGTATGAGCAGCGCGCGCTCGTAGCGACGGTGCGTGATGCGCAGAACCGTCCGATCCTGGGATTGCCGGTGACCTGGACGAGCTCCAACACGGCCGTTGCGACCGTCGACAGCACGGGGCGTCTGACGGGTGTCGATCGTGGTACGGTGACCATCACGGCGCGTCACGCGGCGTTGACGGCCACGGTGAGCCGTGTGGTGGTGATCAAGTATCGCTCGCTGGCCATGGGAACGGCGCATGCCTGCGATCTGGCCAGCGGTGGTATCGCGTGGTGCTGGGGCATGAATGGCAATGACGCCCGCTTGGGCGATACGCAGACGGGTGATGAAGCCCATCGCACGTCACCGGTGCGTGTGCCGGGCAACCATCGTTATACGCAGCTCGTGGCGTTCGCGCGCTTCACCTGCGGTCTGCGGACGGACGGTGTGGCGTTGTGCTGGGGCAACAACGGGTGGGGCACACTTGGTGGTGGCACCACGGCGGCGTTCTCGGCCAACCCCGTGGAGATCGGTGGTGGTATCAAGTTCACGCAGCTCACCGCAGGCATCGAGCATGCGTGCGGCGCGGCGAATACGTCGTCGAGCCCGATCGTATGCTGGGGTCACAACGATTGGGGGCAGTTCGGCATCGGTAACACGTCGAGCCCGAATGGCCCGGTGCCCGCAGGCACGGCCGGCGGCAACCCGCCGTTCCTGAATGTCTACGCCGGTGGTTCTTTCACCTGCGCCATTGCGATGACCAACGCCGCCTATTGCTGGGGCGCGAATGGACTGGGCCAGAATGGCGACGGCGGCGCGCTGACGTATGGCAACACCTATCGCACGTCACCGATCGCGGTGACAGGTGGCCACAGCTTCCGTTCATTGTCGCTGGGCAATCAGTACGCATGTGGTGTCACGACGAGCAACGAAGGCTTCTGCTGGGGCAGCAACAACGGCAAGCTGGGTGATGGTGGGTTCACCGATACGTCCACGCCGCGTGCGGTCGCTGGTGGACACCGCTTCACGGAGATCTCGGCCGGCTACAATCACTCCTGCGGTCTGACCACGCTCGAGCAGATCTACTGCTGGGGTGGCAACGGCAACGGACAGCTCGGCAATGCCGCTGCGAACGCGTCTTCGCCGGTGCTCGCCATCAACGGCGTGAAGGCAGCCGAGGTGGAGGTGTCGGGTATCGGCACGGGTTCATCGAGCTTCACCTGTGCCGTGTCGAAGGATCGCCTCACCACCTGGTGCTGGGGGCGCAACGACATGGGGCAGCTTGGCAACGGGCAGCGCCATACTGCGGTCACGGTGAATAACAGCGCCACAATTGTGGTGGGCCAGCGTCCGCTGGAGGTGGCGACCCAGCGCGCCAACCGCGCGCAGTAA
- a CDS encoding ATP-binding protein: MALSLSSLRTRLLLLVAAAYLPAVGLTLWTISRDREEAFDAVRTHLTQMLSGAAHENDLQLGSGRRIIGTWAQVPEIISGTRAECEATLARLSRFAPSAVLPTRVNTRGEVDCGGPLPPGGTDLVGDGPIAQRILAVDSAVLGMHLPASIDREVVMPLSIALRDSTGRFVGVLSIGIRIGWLGRLASDAELPPGSQLSIVDSTGFVYATLPALPDLVGTRVPGLSAMIEQDRRTMDPRSGVTIRNNRKGIMRLVAYHQLASAEGSFVRLAMVMSPDVAFAAPTERARVRLAFLFVAGAVALVIAWFGAERLVLRDVNAILAATRRLGAGDLSARTGVASTTGEISQLADSFDTMASQLEVRQDRMRHAERMESLGRLAGGVAHDFNNLLTAIVGSADLALDELPIDHPARAELATIKSSASRSGSLTRQLLDFSRRAPLSNAPQRLDAIVQGAAALLVRVMPASVTLDVHTASHKLVRVDAGRIEQAIMNLAVNSRDAMPKGGRLVIELDDVETTSQESPDHPPAGAWVRLTVSDTGHGMTPDVRRRIFEPFFTTKGVGQGTGLGLAMVYGTVQYHGGHVHVRTAPGDGTTITIWLPEASGASDDPSVPVPAVALSEVQAHVLVAEDQPEVRNLLERILTRAGFHVTAVENGQEAITASASPSRPIDVLITDYDMPHVRGDAVALAFRAMNPALPIVLISGFTRDGWPTALLASAATVVMDKPFSAQELLSAVYSARRTTPPSGTPVS; the protein is encoded by the coding sequence TTGGCACTGTCGCTCTCGAGTCTTCGGACACGTCTGCTACTGTTGGTCGCGGCTGCGTATCTGCCCGCAGTGGGGCTGACCCTCTGGACGATCAGTCGCGACCGGGAAGAGGCGTTCGACGCCGTGCGCACGCACCTGACCCAGATGTTGAGCGGAGCGGCGCACGAGAATGACCTCCAGCTTGGATCCGGGCGTCGTATCATCGGCACCTGGGCGCAGGTACCGGAGATCATCAGCGGCACACGTGCAGAATGTGAAGCGACACTCGCCCGACTCTCCCGGTTTGCACCGTCGGCCGTGTTGCCCACCCGCGTCAACACGCGGGGGGAGGTCGATTGTGGTGGCCCCCTGCCACCCGGCGGCACCGACCTGGTAGGGGATGGCCCCATCGCCCAGCGCATTCTCGCTGTCGACTCGGCCGTACTGGGCATGCATCTCCCCGCCAGCATCGATCGCGAAGTGGTAATGCCGCTGTCCATCGCCCTGCGTGATTCGACAGGTCGGTTCGTTGGCGTGCTGTCGATCGGCATTCGTATCGGGTGGCTGGGCCGCTTGGCCAGCGACGCGGAATTGCCGCCGGGGTCACAACTGTCCATCGTCGATTCCACCGGTTTCGTCTACGCCACCCTTCCGGCGCTGCCGGATCTGGTGGGCACCCGTGTGCCGGGCCTCAGTGCCATGATAGAGCAGGACCGGCGCACGATGGATCCCAGAAGTGGCGTCACCATCCGCAACAATCGCAAGGGCATTATGCGCCTGGTGGCCTACCACCAGCTCGCGAGTGCCGAAGGCAGCTTCGTACGACTCGCCATGGTCATGTCGCCCGATGTCGCCTTTGCTGCACCCACCGAGCGAGCCCGGGTGCGGCTGGCGTTCCTCTTTGTGGCCGGCGCGGTGGCACTGGTGATTGCGTGGTTCGGCGCCGAGAGGCTTGTGCTGCGTGACGTGAACGCCATTCTCGCGGCCACGCGGCGACTCGGGGCCGGCGACCTGTCGGCCCGCACCGGTGTGGCGAGCACCACGGGCGAGATCAGCCAGCTCGCCGACTCCTTCGACACGATGGCGTCGCAACTCGAAGTACGGCAGGATCGCATGCGGCACGCCGAGCGCATGGAATCGCTGGGTCGCCTGGCTGGCGGCGTGGCGCACGATTTCAACAACCTGCTCACGGCCATCGTGGGCAGCGCCGATCTCGCGCTCGACGAATTGCCGATCGATCACCCCGCCCGCGCCGAACTGGCCACCATCAAGTCGTCGGCCAGCCGATCGGGGTCGCTCACGCGGCAATTGCTCGATTTCTCACGCCGCGCGCCGCTGAGCAATGCCCCGCAGCGGCTCGATGCGATCGTGCAGGGCGCCGCGGCGCTGCTGGTCCGCGTGATGCCGGCCTCCGTCACGCTCGACGTGCACACCGCCAGCCACAAGTTGGTGCGTGTCGATGCCGGGCGTATCGAACAGGCGATCATGAATCTGGCCGTGAACTCGCGCGATGCGATGCCCAAGGGTGGACGTCTCGTCATCGAGCTCGACGATGTGGAAACCACGAGCCAGGAATCGCCCGATCATCCGCCCGCTGGCGCATGGGTGCGGCTGACGGTGAGCGATACCGGGCATGGCATGACCCCGGACGTACGACGCCGGATTTTCGAGCCCTTCTTCACCACCAAGGGCGTCGGACAAGGCACAGGACTCGGACTGGCCATGGTGTACGGCACCGTGCAATACCACGGGGGGCATGTGCACGTGCGCACCGCACCAGGAGACGGCACGACCATCACCATCTGGCTCCCCGAAGCCAGTGGCGCATCCGATGATCCGTCCGTGCCGGTGCCGGCCGTTGCTCTCTCGGAGGTTCAGGCCCATGTGCTGGTCGCGGAAGATCAGCCTGAAGTGCGCAATCTGCTCGAGCGGATCCTCACGCGGGCAGGTTTTCATGTCACCGCCGTAGAGAACGGTCAGGAAGCGATCACAGCCAGCGCATCCCCCTCACGCCCGATCGATGTGCTCATCACCGACTACGACATGCCACATGTGCGTGGTGATGCCGTGGCGCTCGCGTTCCGTGCCATGAATCCCGCGTTGCCCATCGTGCTGATCTCGGGATTCACACGCGACGGATGGCCGACCGCATTGCTTGCCTCGGCGGCCACCGTCGTCATGGACAAGCCATTTTCGGCGCAGGAACTCCTCAGCGCCGTGTACAGCGCGCGCCGCACCACACCTCCGAGCGGCACACCCGTTTCCTGA
- a CDS encoding SRPBCC family protein, translating into MTVAPVVVTPADAEWHHEYSWQLEAMPGAVFHALTAPDALRRWFAEQVDIGSAAGAPFRFWGRHSLETPTAADATQRLIAWEPDRVLAFTWSLHGVPTEVHLTLGPGKKDGATTLLLRHVVQGALGVPRQRELLDDHWRFVVGNLMAELSGEMGGIVLPDFTDPSPEVRKELVINAPRATVFRTLIEPELVNQWCGSKNAVIDARPGGQYVFGWSYEIDGRAVSGGPTRIIEYVENERLTLDWPDWRGDTSVQGQTITFLLADEGDAATRLTFVHTGFQRTADISDYPFGWVWFLSQVQALSEKLTEA; encoded by the coding sequence ATGACCGTTGCGCCTGTTGTCGTCACACCTGCCGATGCCGAATGGCATCACGAGTATTCCTGGCAACTCGAGGCCATGCCCGGTGCCGTTTTTCATGCCCTGACGGCACCTGACGCCCTGCGCCGCTGGTTCGCCGAACAAGTGGATATCGGCAGCGCCGCTGGAGCGCCCTTCCGGTTCTGGGGACGCCATTCGCTGGAGACACCCACGGCGGCCGATGCCACGCAGCGCCTCATCGCGTGGGAGCCGGATCGTGTGCTCGCCTTCACCTGGTCACTGCATGGTGTGCCCACCGAGGTCCATCTCACGCTGGGGCCGGGCAAAAAGGACGGCGCGACGACACTGCTACTGCGACATGTGGTGCAGGGCGCGCTCGGTGTGCCCCGGCAACGCGAGTTACTCGACGATCACTGGCGCTTCGTCGTGGGCAACCTCATGGCGGAGCTGAGTGGAGAGATGGGAGGCATTGTGTTGCCCGACTTCACCGATCCCTCTCCGGAAGTGCGCAAGGAACTTGTCATCAACGCGCCGCGCGCCACGGTGTTCCGCACGCTCATCGAGCCGGAACTGGTCAATCAGTGGTGTGGTTCGAAGAACGCGGTCATCGATGCGCGACCGGGTGGCCAGTACGTGTTCGGCTGGAGCTATGAGATTGATGGGCGTGCCGTCAGCGGCGGACCCACGCGTATCATCGAATACGTCGAGAACGAACGGCTCACCCTCGACTGGCCCGATTGGCGCGGCGATACGTCGGTGCAGGGACAAACCATCACCTTCCTGCTGGCGGACGAAGGCGACGCCGCCACGCGCCTCACGTTTGTGCACACAGGCTTCCAGCGCACCGCCGACATCAGCGACTATCCGTTTGGCTGGGTGTGGTTCCTGTCGCAGGTGCAGGCGCTGTCGGAGAAACTCACCGAGGCGTGA
- a CDS encoding ArsR/SmtB family transcription factor — translation MVTYAPDAAVYHAIADPTRRAILDAIRHTERSAGEIADLFPVSRPAISRHLRVLREAGLVRERREAQSRRYSLDPAPLREVDQWITHYRVFWTARLHDLKRVAEAAARSETP, via the coding sequence ATGGTTACGTACGCTCCCGACGCCGCGGTCTATCACGCCATCGCGGACCCGACCCGTCGCGCCATCCTCGACGCCATTCGACACACCGAACGATCGGCCGGCGAAATCGCCGACCTCTTCCCGGTGAGCCGCCCGGCTATCTCGCGGCACCTCCGGGTGCTGCGGGAGGCCGGTCTCGTGCGCGAACGCCGCGAAGCCCAGTCCCGCCGCTATTCGCTGGACCCCGCCCCGCTCCGGGAAGTCGATCAGTGGATCACCCACTATCGCGTCTTCTGGACGGCTCGCCTCCACGACCTCAAGCGTGTGGCGGAAGCCGCCGCGCGTTCGGAGACGCCATGA
- a CDS encoding VOC family protein, producing the protein MAIQSIIPYLILGGRADDALAFYHEALGAEVSALTRFGDMDDSCPTAMRERVMHAELQLGAARIMLSDGPMESPPAGGTVSVAIGFDDPNQIRRGFDRLAIGGMIVQPLFDSPWGTLFGVVVDQFGVSWMLDCPKA; encoded by the coding sequence ATGGCCATTCAGTCCATCATCCCCTACCTCATCCTTGGCGGCCGCGCCGACGACGCCCTGGCCTTCTACCACGAGGCCCTCGGCGCCGAAGTGAGCGCACTCACCCGATTTGGCGACATGGATGACAGTTGCCCCACCGCCATGCGTGAGCGTGTCATGCATGCAGAACTCCAGCTCGGCGCGGCGCGCATCATGCTGAGCGACGGCCCCATGGAATCGCCGCCGGCAGGAGGCACTGTCAGCGTGGCCATAGGCTTCGACGACCCCAACCAGATCCGGCGTGGCTTCGACCGCCTCGCTATTGGCGGCATGATCGTCCAGCCCCTGTTCGACTCACCGTGGGGCACCCTGTTCGGCGTCGTGGTGGACCAGTTCGGCGTGTCCTGGATGCTCGACTGCCCCAAGGCCTGA
- a CDS encoding DUF305 domain-containing protein: MTIPANRFVRPAAIIAAALVLGACASGRQPGVSSDPRFQMGDAGAIARARADSLRYPYTKADIDFMSGMIHHHAQAITISRWAPTHGASASVQRLTARIINAQTDEINIMQTWLKDRLQPIPVVDSLGQVTMQGAMAGMSHDAHAGHGGATNAHGQMEMPGMLTAAQLAELDGARGADFDRLFLTYMIQHHRGAVTMVKVLFNAPGAGQDETIFKFANDVEVDQGTEIKRMMSMMLDMGFVPPSE, translated from the coding sequence ATGACAATTCCTGCCAATCGTTTCGTCCGCCCTGCGGCGATCATCGCGGCCGCCCTCGTGTTGGGCGCCTGCGCCAGCGGCCGTCAGCCCGGGGTCTCGAGCGATCCGCGATTCCAGATGGGTGATGCGGGCGCCATTGCGCGTGCGCGGGCAGACAGCCTGCGCTATCCGTACACCAAGGCGGACATCGACTTCATGAGCGGCATGATTCATCATCATGCTCAGGCCATCACGATTTCCCGTTGGGCGCCCACACATGGTGCCAGCGCATCGGTGCAACGTCTCACGGCACGCATCATCAATGCGCAGACCGACGAGATCAACATCATGCAGACGTGGCTCAAGGATCGTCTGCAGCCCATCCCAGTGGTCGATTCACTGGGTCAGGTGACCATGCAGGGCGCCATGGCCGGCATGTCGCATGATGCCCACGCGGGACACGGCGGTGCCACCAACGCGCACGGTCAGATGGAAATGCCGGGCATGCTGACGGCCGCGCAACTGGCCGAGCTTGATGGCGCGCGTGGCGCTGACTTCGATCGCCTGTTTCTGACCTACATGATCCAGCACCATCGCGGCGCCGTCACGATGGTGAAGGTGCTGTTCAATGCGCCGGGTGCCGGTCAGGACGAGACGATCTTCAAGTTCGCGAACGATGTCGAAGTCGATCAAGGCACCGAGATCAAGCGCATGATGTCGATGATGCTCGATATGGGTTTTGTGCCGCCCTCGGAGTAA